CGAAGGGAATGGGGGACGGCGGCGGGCTGTAGGCCGGCAGGACAACAGGACAGGGCCGAACTGCCCCGGACAGGGGCGTTCTAAATCGATGCAGAAAGATACTACGTTTCACCCTGCGTGGCTTCCTCTCTGCCCCTGGCCTCACCGCCCCGCGTTTCTCAGCGTGGGTGGGTCCTCAGCCGCTGACCTTGTTCGAGCGCCACCAGTCCTCAAATTCTCCAGCGGGCAGGGGGCGGGCCAGCAGGTGGCCCTGGTAGGCGTCTGCGCCCAGCGCCTGCACCCGCCGCCGCTGCCACTCCTGCTCGACGCCCTGCGCCACCACCGACAGGCCCAGGCTGCGGGCGAGGGCCACCGTGGCCCGCAGCAGCTGCGTGGCCCCGGCGTCGTCCTCGGTCTTGGGCGTGCCAGGACGGGCCAGGGCCGCCACCACGCGCCGGTCCACCTTCAGGGCCATCAGCGGCAGCGGCAGCAGGTGCGTCAGGTCCAGGGGGCCAGCGCCCACGCCGCCCAGGCTGAGGCGCACGCCCTTGGCGGTCAGGACCTCCAGGGGCCTGACAAACCTGGCCAGGTCCGGCAGGCTGGGCAGGGCGGAGAGTTCCAGTTCCAGGGCGTGGCCGGGCAGGCCTGCAGACCGCAGCGCTTTTTCCACCCATTGCCCGAAATCGGGGTGGGCCAGTTGCGCCGGCGACACGTTGACCGTGACCCTCAGGGCCAGGTCCTGGGCCCGCCACACCGCCACCTGACGGCACGCTTCCCCAAGGGCCCAGCCACCGACCGACACGATAAGGCCGGTCTCCTCGGCCACCGGGACGAATTCGGCCGGCGACACCTCGCCCATTTCGGGGCTGGTCCAGCGCAGCAGCGCCTCGGTGCCGTGGGGCTCGCCGCCCAGGCTCCCCTGCGCCTGGTAGTGCAGGCGCAGCTCTCCGCGTTCCGGGGCATCCCGCAGCAGCCGCTCGATGTCCTGACGCCGGCGGGTGGCGGCGCGCATCTCGGGGCGAAAGACCTTTACGCCGTTCTTGCCCGCCGTCTTCACCCCGTACATGGCCGTGTCGGCGGCACTGAGAAGTTCCGAGGCGCTGCGGGCGTGGTCTGGCCACAGCGCCACCCCGACGGACACCCCTACCGTGAAGCGCGTCCCTTCCAGCGCGAGGGGCACGGTGATGGCCTGCGCCAGCTGCTTTCCGGCTTCCCACGCTCCATCCTCGTGCGGCACTCCGGGCAGCAGCAGGGCGAATTCGTCTCCGCTGAGGCGGGCGGCGAGGCCCCCGGACGGGGTCTGGGCCGCCAGACGCGCGGCAATCTCGCGCAGGGCCGCGTCCCCCGCCGCGTGCCCCTGGGTGTCGTTGATGTTCTTGAAGCCGTCGAGGTCCGCAAACAGCAGGGCCAGGCGGCCCGCCGGCCCGGTCTGCGCTATCTTTGCGTCCAGCGCTGCCGTCAGCGCCCGGCGGTTGGGCAGGCCAGTCAGGGGATCGTGGTGGGCCAGATGCGCGAGTTCGGCCTCCCGCGCCGACAGCACGCGGTTAAGCCGGGCATTGTCGGTCAGCATCACGGTCTGGCGCGCGACCACGAGCGCGGTCACGGCGGCGGTGCCCCACAGCACCCCCTGCACCTCGGGGGTCTGCACCCCTTCCAGCCGGATCAGCAGGGAGAACGAGCCCAGCAGCGCCAGGTAGGGCGAAAAGGTGGAGAGCTGGGCTTGCCAGCGCGGGACCTCACGTTCCTCTCCTGCCGGCGCGCGCGCGGCGAGGGCCACTCCAAACCCCTCCAGCACGAAGCTCCAGGCCCACAGGGCATCGACGGGCTGGCCGGTGCTGTAAGCCCCCGTCGTGCTCAGGTAGGCGAACAGGTAGTCGCCCACGATATTGAGCAGTAACCCCGCCGCGAACAGCCCCTCGTAGGTCCGCAGACGCTGACGGCGAAACACCACCAGCAGCAGCAGGCTGAGAAGGGCGAGGTCCAGCGCCGGGTACATCAGCGTGACCAGGCGGTTGAGCAGTGGTTCGGCGGCGTTCGTCGCCACCCGCGCCAGGAACAGCTGCCAGGAAAAGACGCCCACTGCGCCCACCACAGTCAGGCTGTCGAGGGCCAGACGGGCCGTGGAGAGCGCGCGCAGCGGCACCTGCGCCAGCCGCAGTAAGGCCACGCCCTGGGCCAGGTAGGCCAGGAAGTACAGGGTGTCGGCCAACGAGGGAAAGGGTGGGACCTTCAGAATCAGTTCGAGGTACGTCCAGGTGCCCTCGGCCGCGAACCGGATGACCGCCATGACCAGCAGCCAGCGGAAAGCTGGACGCAACGGTCCCGAACTGTCCCGGCCCACCTGCGCCGTTACCGCCATAAACAGCCCCACGACCAGCAGGTAGTGCAGGTCCGAGTACCACTCGCGCCATTCCCGGCCTCCCCAGCCGAAGGCCAGCCACGCCGAATGCAGCAGGCCGCTGAAGGCGAGCAGCCCCAGCGTAAGGAGAAGCGGGGAGCGGCGCGCGGTCTGCATCAGGGCTTCAGATTGTGCCACGGGACCTGACAGGACTGTGACCGCCCACCGGGGGTAGAGATCCCGTCCACAAGCCTTTTTGGCCCGTCATTGTCGCGGAGGGTCTCCGCGCCGCGAAGGACGGCAGAGGCTGTAAAGTGCCCGTAAAGTCACAACAGCGGCTGGTACAAAACGCCGGAATTGGCGCAGGTCAGAGACAACACCGCGGGAATCACGGCTTTTGCGCTTCGACCAACCAACACGATCCGAAAACATCAGAAGTACCGAAAGTCTAGGCAGCCCGAATTCTCCATCTGCGTCCCGCAAGACGTCATGAAGGGCCTGTTCCGTGAGCGGTCACATCTGCGTAAAGAGAGGTAAAAAACGAAACCGCTTCTCCCAGCCTGTCTTGACAGGGGGTGGTACGAGGGTGCTTTAATTGTCACAAAGAAATTCCGCATAGAGGTGCTGTGGCAAGGGGTCCATTTCGTGGCCTCACCGGCGTTCGTCCGTTTCCCACTCTCACCCTGTCTCCACGCCAGAGACTGGAAAGGAAGGCCCCATGAAGTCCTCCCGTCATCTCCTGACTGCTGCCCTCGCCCTCACCGCCACCGGCTTTACGGTGGTCGCTGTGGCCCAGGGACTGCCCAAGCTGGCCCAGAAAAAGACCTATAAGGTGGGCTTCGCCCAGACCGAGAGCAACAACCCCTGGCGCATCGCGCAGACCAAAAGCATGCAGGACGAGGCCAAGAAGCTGGGGTACCAGCTGGTCTACACCGACGCGGGCGGCTCGGCGGCCAAGCAGGTCAGCGACGTGGACTCCATGATCGCGCAACGGGTGGACGCCATCTTCCTCGCCCCACGTGAGGAAAAGCCCCTGGCCGCCGCCGTGAAAAAGGCCCGCGCCGCCGGGATTCCCGTGATTCTGCTCGACCGCAACGTCGATCAGAAGCTCGCCAAGGCGGGGACCGACTACGTGACATTCATTGGCAGCGATTTCATCCTGGAAGGCCAGCGGGTGGGCCAGTGGCTCGCCAAGAACATGAAGGGTGAGGCCAGGATTGTCCAGCTGCTGGGCACCACGGGGTCCTCGCCCGCCAACGACCGCCGCGCCGGCTTTGAGCAGGCGATCAAGGGCAAGGCGAACATGAAAATCCTGGCTTCCCAGACCGGCGACTTCGCCCGCGACAAGGGCCGTCAGGTCATGGAGACGTTGCTGCAGGCCCATCCCGACGTGAACGTGGTGTACGCCCACAACGACGAGATGGCCATCGGCGCGATCGCTGCGCTGGAAGCCGCCGGCAAGAAGCCCGGCAAAGACGTGATGGTGCTGTCCATCGACGGTGGGCGCGAGGCTGTGCAGCTCGTGGTTGACGGCAAGATCAACTACGTCGTGGAGTGCAACCCCAAGTTCGGGCCCAAGGCCTTCGAGACGCTGAAAAACTACGCGGCGGGCAAGAAGATCGCCGCCAAGATCATCAATCCAGACCGCGAGTACAACGCCCAGAACGCCAAACAGCTCGTCGGCTCGGCCTACTGATCTCCGCTTGCCCGGAGGGCACCTTTGCGGGTGCCCTCTTTGGGCTTTTTCCCCTCCTTTCAAGGCGGCACTGTGGAACAAGGTCAACCTCTGCTCGTGATGCAGGGCATTCAGAAAAGTTTCTCGGGCGTGCCGGCCCTGCGTGAAGCCAGCCTGCGGGTGGGCCAGGGCGAGGTCCACGCCCTGATCGGTCAGAACGGGGCGGGCAAGTCCACCCTCATCAAGATCCTGACCGGCGCCTATCGCCGCGACGCGGGCACCGTCACCTTTGCGGGCCAGGAGGTGAACTTCGCCTCGCCCCAGGCTGCGCAGCTCGGCGGCATCAGCACGATCTACCAGGAAGTGAATCTGGTGGGCTTTCGCAGCGTGACCGAAAATATCTTTCTGGGGCGCGAACTGAGGCGGGGTCCCTTCCTCGACTGGGGACGCATGAACGCTGAGGCCCGGCAGGTGCTCGAGCGCTTCAACGTCCGGGTAGACGTGACCCGGCCCCTCATGTCGTACAGCGTGGCCGTGCAGCAGATGGTGGCCGTCGCCCGCGCCGTGTCGTTTCGCAGCCGGCTGGTCATCATGGACGAGCCCACCTCGTCCCTTGACGACCGCGAGGTGGAAACGCTGTTCGGCGTGATCCGGCAGCTGAAGGCCGAGGGGGTGTCGGTCGTCTTCGTCTCGCACCGCCTTGACGAGCTGTACGCGGTGTGTGACCGCATCACGGTCATGCGCGACGGGCGTACGGTGGACGAACGGGCGATGGTGGATATCGGCAAGCTTGAGCTCGTCGCCCGCATGCTCGGCAAGGAGGTCGGCGAACTGCGCCGCGAGGGCGAGACGGCCTTTGTCCGGAACAGCGGCCCACGTGGCGAGGCCCTGCTGGAAGGCCACCGCCTTCAGACGGGTGGAGCGCTGCGCGGCGCGGATGTGGAGGTCCGGGCAGGCGAGATCGTGGGCCTGGCAGGGCTGCTGGGCTCGGGGCGCACGGAGACGGCGAGGGCCGTGTTCGGCGCAGATCCTCTGACCGGCGGTGAGCTGCATGTGTCGGGTCGCCCCGCGCGGTGGCGCTCGCCCGCGGACGCGATTCGCGCAGGGATCGGCTTTTGCTCCGAGGACCGCAAGGTCGAGGGCATCATTCCCGACATGTCGGTGCGCGAGAACCTGACGCTGGCGCTGCTGCCGGCGCTGTCGCGCGGCGGCGTGGTGGACCCGGCGCGGCAGGCCGAGATCGTGGACCGCTTCATCGCCCGGCTGGGCATCAAGACGGCCGGACCGGATCAGAAGATCCGCGAGCTGTCGGGCGGCAACCAGCAGAAGGTCCTGCTGGCACGCTGGCTGTGCCTGAATCCAAAGCTCCTGATCCTGGACGAGCCCACCCGCGGCATCGATGTGGGCGCAAAAGGGGAGATCCAGGCCCTGCTCAGCGAACTGGCGCGGGAGGGCCTGGGCGTGCTGATGATCAGCAGTGAACTCGAGGAACTCTCGGAGGGCGCGGACCGGGTGGTGGTCATGCGAGACGGGCGCAGCGTGGCTGAACTGCCGCGCGCAGAGCTGACCCAAGACGCGATCATGAACGCGATGGCGCACGGTCCGGGCGAGGTCCCCGCCGCCGGAGGTCCTGCGTGAGCCGCCCGGAAGCCGCGCCTCCCGCAGCCGTTCCCGCCTCCGGCAGCCCTCGCCGGCGGCCAGCGTCCTCGCTGCTTGGGCCGCTCGTCGCCCTCGCCGTGCTGCTGGTGTTCAACGCGGCCCTCACGCCCCATTTCCTGACGGCCCAGACCCTCAGTGTGAACCTGACGCAGGTGGCAACCACCGTGATCGTCGCCGTGGGCATGACGCTCGTCATCGCCACTGGAGGCATCGATCTGTCGGTGGGTGCCCTGATGGCGATCAGCGGGGCGCTGGCCCCCATGCTCTTCTTGCATCCACCGCTGGGCAGTCCGGCGCTGGGCGTGGGCCTGGCCTTCGTGCTGCCCGTGCTGGTGGCCGGGCTGTTCGGGCTGTTCAACGGCGCGCTCGTCACGCGGGTGGGGTTGCAGCCCTTTATCGCCACCCTGATCCTGTTTATCGCGGGGCGCGGCATCGCGCAGGTGGTCACCAACGGCCAGCTGCAGACCTTCAGCAACGCCACCTTTCAGTACGTCGGCCTGGGGCGCCCCCTGGGAATCCCCTTTCAGGTGATCCTGATGGTGCTCGTGGTGGCGCTGTTCGCGTGGGTTCTTGGGCGTACGGTCTTCGGGCGCTACGTGCTGGCCGTGGGCGGCAACGAGGCGGCGGCACGACTGGCCGGGGTCCCCGTGGCGCGGGTCAAGCTGGCGGTATACGGGATCACCGGGCTGCTGTCGGGGCTGGCCGGCCTGATTGTGATTGCCATCAACGCCTCGGCGGACGCCAACCAGGTCGGGCAGAACATGGAGCTCGACGCCATTGCCGCCGTCGCGGTGGGCGGAACGGCCCTGACCGGCGGGCGGGCCACCGTGATCGGGACGCTGCTGGGCGCGCTGATCATCCAGCTGATCCGCTACTCCCTGCTGGCCCGGGGCGTTCCTGACGCCGTGGCCCTCGTCGTCAAGGCCGCGATCATCCTGGTGGCCGTGTACATCCAGCGTTCGCGCCGCTGAAGAAAGGAGGTTCAACTTGTCTGTTCCCACCCCCGCCGCGCCCGGCCGGCGCACGTCCCGCCTGCAGGCCGCCCCGCTGATTCAGCGCTACGGCGTGCTGCTGGCCCTCGGGCTGCTCGTGCTGTTCGGAGCCCTGCGCTACGAGGGCTTCTTGTCGGCCTACAACGTCTTTACTGTCCTGAGCTACAACTCGATGTTCGGCCTCGTGGCGCTGGGCATGGCCTTCGTGATTATGACGGGCGGCATCGACCTCAGCGTGGGCAGCGTGGCCGCCTTCGCGAGCGTGGTGGCCGCCGTCCTCAGTCCGCATGGGCTGTGGCCCGCGCTTCTCGGCGCGGTCGCCGCCGCCACACTGCTGGGGCTGATCAACGGGCTGGTGATCGCGTACCTCAAGATCCTGCCGTTTATCACCACCCTCGCCATGCTGCTCGCTGCGCGGGGCCTGGCGCTGATCTTCTCGAACAACCAGTCGGTGTCGGCCGACACGGACCACGGTTTCACCACCTTCGGACAGGGCAATGTTGGCGGCGTCCCGTACACGGCCATCGTGCTGTTTGCGGCCTTCCTGATCGGCATGGTGGTGCTGCGCCTGACCCGCTTCGGGCGGCACGTGCTTGCTGTGGGCGGCAACGAGGAAGCCGCCCGGCTGATGGGCCTGCCCGTCGAGCGCACGCTCGTGTGGGTGTACGTGCTCTCGGGCGCGCTCGCGGGACTGGCAGGCGTAATCCTCGCCTCGCAGTTCAGCGCGGGGCAGCCCACCGAGGGGCTCGGCTGGGAACTCACCGCCATCGCCGCCGTCGTTGTGGGCGGCACCCTGCTTACCGGCGGCAGCGGTTCGGTGGGCTCCACCCTGGTGGGCGTGTTGCTGCTGGGCATCATCTTCAACATCCTCAATTTCGAGAACGGGCGCGGGACCCTGACCCTCAGCGCCTACTGGCAGTCGGTCATTCGCGGTGCGTTCCTCCTTGTGGTGGTGGTGCTGCAAAACCGCCTGACCCGGGGGCCGTCCGTGAAGGAAGGCTCCTGAAGTCTGCCTCACCGTCCTCCCCCTGTAAAAGGCGTACCTTTCCCCTGCTGTTCCCCTTCGCATCTCTCCAAGGAGGAATTCATGACCGCCATGAATGACAAGCCCGCGCCGTCGATGTCCATGAGTGCTGAAGCGGCTGCGCCGCAGGCTCCGGACAAGCCCATCAACGCCACCCCCTATGCCGATCCGCAGTACAACGTGCCCACCATCATGGCCGCCCTGTACGGTGACGGCATCCTGGGCCTCAAGGGGGCCTTTTCCCGCGAGTGGGTGGCAAAGCTCGGTGAGGAGCTGGCCGTGCTGTACACCCAGGCCCTGGCCCGGCCTGGCGGCGCGGTGGGACGCGGCACCAACCGCCACTACGTCGAGATACACCCAGAGGACATCAGCGGTTTTCTGGACCTGATCACCCATCCCTGGGTGCAGACGGTGTGCGCCTCGGTGCTGGGGCCCAACTACAAGATCGTGGAGATCGGCTTCGACGTGCCCAACCCTGGATCGAAGGACCAGCCCTGGCACCGAGACTTCCGCGCTGCCGAGGAAACGCTGGTGGACCGCCGCCTGAACTCGCTGGCCTTCAACCTCACCACCGTGGATGTGGAGGAGGACATGGGGCCTTTTGAGATTGCCCCGGGTACGCAGTGGGACGACCCCAGTGAGTACGACCACGGCATGTTTCCGCCGACTTCGCTGTATTCCCGTTATGAGGCCCTGGCCCAGCGCAAGATGCCCAAGATGGGCGACATCTCGGTGCGAAGCGCCCTGACCATCCACCGCGGTACCGCGAACACCAGCGACAAACCGCGCCCCGTCCTCGTGCTTGGCGTGGACGCGCCGGGCGCGGGTCACGACGAGTGGCACGACCTGCAGTTCACCCGGGGCTATTACGCGCAGTTGCCGCAGGAGGTCCGCGACCACCTGATCTGCCGCGTGGTGGACGAACTCGAACCCATCGTGCAGGGCCACACCATCGAGGGCCTGATGATGGGCGACGCCTGAGCCGTGGCCGAGTACGGCACGGTGGTGGCCCACTTCGGTGAGGCGGCCTTCCCCGGCCGCCTGGAGGCTCTGGAAGGCGGGCGCGGGATGATGCGCGTATCCCTGTCGGGCGACAGCTCTGCCCTCACGGAAGGGAGTGAGGGCGTGCTCGAGATGCACGACGGCGGACGCTTCCGGGTGACCGTCACCGAGCGGTTGCCGGGCGAAAACGAACTGCGAATGAAGTTGCTGGGCAAGGGCTGATCCTCCCTTTCCCCGAAGCGCCCTTCAGGACCTGTGCCTGAGGGGCCTACTTTTTGTCCCCCTGTCTCACGTTAACGACGGGAAGGTGGGGGCGGCAGATCTACAGAAGAGGGTCTGGGCGCAGAGCCTACCCCTTCAGAGGTGGGACGCAGAGCCCCGCCGCCCGAAGGGCGCGCGCGGGTTGGCACCAAGACGATCTCCCGGCTCTTCCCCGCGCTGGTGTCCCCAGCAACGCGGTCAAGAACCGCCTGGGAGGCAGAGGTATTCACCGCTGGTCACAGCCACGACTGGCTTTCTCCGGTTTGCGAACAGACGAAGGCGTACGCATACTGCCACGCGTAACGGTGTTGGACGCGCACGGTCGGTGCTTTGCCTCGCTCAGCCCACTGTCTGCCTACCAGGGGTCTGAACCCCACACGGTGGTCGTCCATGCACCGGACTTCTACCGCTCGTCCAGTTCCTTTAAGACGCGCTCGAGTTGCTTGGACCACCGCTGGGAGACCTTTTTTTTGAACGCTTCCTGGGCGGCCTGATCGGCCTCGACCCGTCGGGGCCGAGGGACCTGAAGGCTGAATCTCACGGCCTCCAAAAACTCGTAACACCGGCTCAGATGCACGTCCTTGTCCAATTCCTGCTTTACCCAGGACTGCACCCGTGCGCCATTCCAGACACCGCCAGCAGCGGTGTCTGCCCGTATCGTCCGCGCCAGGAGCAGCACCTCGGCGTCGCTCAGCAGGGTGGGTGCACCACTGTTGTGCTGTCGCTGATCTTTGAGCCCTGCCAGGCCCCGTTTATGGTACGCGTCGATGATTTTGTCTGCTCCCTGGTAGGAATAGCCCGTGAGTTGGAGCGCTTCAACTGGGCTTTTTCCTTCGGCCAGGAACGCCAGCAGGTGGCTGCGTCGTCGTTCAACGGCGCAAGTACTCCGGCGGTAGATGCCCCAGAAGTCTTCGGCAGTGTGCTGGAAAGTAGCCGTTCTGATTCCATCAGTATAATTGATCATTCGGAATCCGTATGAGATTTTCTGGATGATTGTCCCGGAGTAGAAGCCGGTCGCCTTCGGAGGAGCGGCGGCGGGGAATGGATGAAGCTGTCCGTACCGCAAGGTTCGTCCGTAACGCCTGCTTGCGCTTCTGGATGAACGGGGAGAAGGTGTCCAAAAACGCCATCGACAAGCACACCATGAAGCTCCGCGCCGAGTACAAATGGGCGAAGAAGCTGAACTCCACTGCGTGCAAGCGGCGGGCGTGGGCGGCCATGTCGCGGTTCTACGACAATTGCAAAAAGGGCGTGAAGCCTGTTGGCCATCCCCGGCTCAAGAAGAGCGTCCGTAGCGTGGAGTTCAAGCAGTCGGTTTGGGAGCCGGATGCAGCCAACAAACGGCTGACGCAGACGGACGGCTTCAGGGTTGGGGACGTGAAGCGGAAAGGGACGAGGAACTTGATCCTCCACCGCTTGGAAGACATCAAAGGTCTGTGGGTCGTGAAGCGGGCTGATGGCTACTGCGCTCTGTTCCTTGTGGACGTGGAGAGGCTTTTCAACCTTGAAGCCAGTGGCAAGGCCACCAGGCTTGATGTGTGGTTGAAGGCGTTCAACACGGATGCTGAGGGAAACGACGAACCCAACCCACACTTCTACCGGAAGGCTCAGCAGTTGCCCAAGAAATTGCAGCGGCGGGTCAGTCGAAAGGGAAAGGGGAGCAACAATCGCAAGAAGGCTTTGGCAAAGTTGGCCGTGTTCCGCTTCAAAGTTTCAAGGCAACGTAAAGGCCACGCCGTCAAGCTGGTGTGGTGCGCCGTGGCATCTCACGACGTTGTCGCCTCTGAAGAATTGAAGGTCAGAAACATGACGCGCAACCTCAAGTTGTCCAAATCCATCGGGGACACCAGTTGGCGAGAGTTCCGGCAGTGGGTGAAATACATTGCGCGCGTCATGGGCAAGATCGCCATTCCGGTCAATCCTGCGTACACCTCTCAGATTCGCTCAGCCCGTCACAAGCACCACATTGAGGCGGCAGCGCACCGATGCGCTGACCGTTCTGGGCAACCGCCGCGCTTTTGGCAGCCAGCCCGCGCGGCACGTCGCCAATTCCTGCCGCCACGGCCACGCGCTGACCCTGCTCATCAGTGATCTGCCTGCGTGGCGAGCAGGGCGGGGGACCTGAACGGTGAGGCGCGGCGGGAGGCTGACGCCCCATGTACCCTGCCAAGCAATCGGGGCGCAGCATCGAACGCCGACTGGGCCGAGAAGGAAAACAGAAAGACCTGCCGCCATAGAGTCACCCCTATGCAGCGCGAGCCGATGGACACCCGCGCCGGGGACGCCTCCTTCGCCCCGGAGGCCCGCCCGTGACGGTGGAGCCGCGCCTCCAGACCCTGCTCCAGCTCGTGGACGGCATCGTCTGGGAAGGCGACCCGGCCTCGCTCGTCCACTCGTTCGTGAGCGACAAGGTGGAGGCCCTGCTGGGCTACACCGCTGGGGAGTGGCTTGCGGCCCCCGACTTCTGGATGGCCCACATTCACCCTGAGGACCGCGAGCGCGTTCTGGAAGAGGTCCGCGCCCAGAGCGCGGCGTGCGCTCCCTTTGAGTTGGAGTACCGGATGCTCGCCCGGGATGGGCGGGCGGTCTGGTTCCGGGACCGGGTGACGCCCCTCGTGACCGGCGGGCAGCCCGTTCGGTTAGGCGGCGTGATGACGGACATCACCCGGCTGCGGGAGGACGAGGCGCGCATGCAGGGCCTGCACCGCCGCTTCGAGCAGGTCTTCGCGGCCATGCCCATCGCGTGCGGCGTGGTGCGGGCGCGTGACGGGCAGATGATGGCGGTCAATTCGGCCTGGCTCTCGCTGCTGGGGTTCGCGCGGGAGGACGTGTTGGGCCAGCCCGCCAGGAACCTGAACCTCTGGGCAGACCCGGCGGACCGGGAGCGGGTGGGCGAGGCCCTGGGAACGCACGGCAGAATCCACGAGACCGAATTCCGCATTCGGGCCCGGGGCGGTCAGGTGCTGGACGTGCTGTCCTCGCTGGAACCCGTCGAGTTTGGCGGTGAGGACTGCCTGCTGTACATGATGGTGGACATCACCGGGCGCAAGCGGGCCGAGGCCGAGCTGCAAGGGAGCCGTGAGGTGTTTCACGCCCTGTTCGAGCATTCGCCCGAGGCCATCGTACTTCTCGATCCGCACGCGCCTGACGTGAACTGGAAGATCGTCGACTGCAATGGGGCGGCCTGCGCGATGAACGGCTACACGCGGGAGGAACTGCTGGGCCAGTCGGTCCACCTGCTGCGTCCCGAGCCTGTGGCGCTGGATGGGCGTGAACTCCAGGAGCAGCGGCGCTATCTAGAGCAGCTGCGCAACAGGGGTAAAACCCGCTTCGAGAGCCTGCATCGCCGTAAGGATGGGAGCCTCTACCCGGTGGAGATCAGCACGACCACCGTGCACATCGGGGACCGCGAACTCGTGCTTGGGATCGACCGCGACGTCACCGAGCGCCACGAAGCCGAGGCCGCGCTGGAAAAGAGCCGGGCGCAGTTGCGCCAGCA
This is a stretch of genomic DNA from Deinococcus hopiensis KR-140. It encodes these proteins:
- a CDS encoding RNA-guided endonuclease InsQ/TnpB family protein, which gives rise to MSRSRSRSPSEERRRGMDEAVRTARFVRNACLRFWMNGEKVSKNAIDKHTMKLRAEYKWAKKLNSTACKRRAWAAMSRFYDNCKKGVKPVGHPRLKKSVRSVEFKQSVWEPDAANKRLTQTDGFRVGDVKRKGTRNLILHRLEDIKGLWVVKRADGYCALFLVDVERLFNLEASGKATRLDVWLKAFNTDAEGNDEPNPHFYRKAQQLPKKLQRRVSRKGKGSNNRKKALAKLAVFRFKVSRQRKGHAVKLVWCAVASHDVVASEELKVRNMTRNLKLSKSIGDTSWREFRQWVKYIARVMGKIAIPVNPAYTSQIRSARHKHHIEAAAHRCADRSGQPPRFWQPARAARRQFLPPRPRADPAHQ